DNA from Drosophila gunungcola strain Sukarami chromosome 3L unlocalized genomic scaffold, Dgunungcola_SK_2 000002F, whole genome shotgun sequence:
TAAAGTTATAagtattgttttatttgcatgAAGAAAAGAACAAGTTTAAAAAAGTGGATATTCAAAATTAGTCATTTCTTTAAATACTTTCTATAgttatgataataatatccTCAAGATGCCTGCCAAGAGTATGCCGAACTTCGTTATCCGCAGTTGAtcttacttttattttgacttAATCATCTTAATTGATGTTTTCATGGTTGCTATATCCACAGCATGCCGATTCAGGCTCCCTCATGGACAGATTTTCTGAACTGTCCCATCTGCTGCAATGAATTCGCGGCCAGCCAGCGATGCCCGGTCAGTCTGGGCTGCGGGCACACCATCTGCAAGCTATGCCTGACGACCCTCTACAACCGGCAGTGTCCCTTCGATCAGGTGAGTTTTGCTATTTACCATTGCTTAATCTTGTATTCTACATGGTGTAAAACCTATTTTACAGACCGTGATTGTCAGCGAGATCGACAATCTGCCCGTTAACCATGCCTTGCTCCAGCTGGTCAAGGATTCGGAGCTCCTGGAGCTGGGACCACCACCGCCCAGTGTGCAGAAGCTGGAGCCGGAGCATCTCAAGTGCTACCACCTGGGTCAGCAGTGCATCGAGGAGCTGGCCCTGCACTTGAAGTCCTTCCTCAACCTGAACGGCAATGGCAATCTGCTAACTCGACCCATGCAACGGAAACTGGTCACCCTGGTCAACTGCCAGCTGATGGAGGAGGAGGGACGGGTAAGGGCACTCCGGGCGGCCAGATCCCTTGGCGAACGCACAGTCACCGAGCTGATCCTGCAGCACCAGAATCCCCAGCAGCTGAGCTCAAACCTGTGGGCGGCGGTGCGGACGAGAGGATGCCAGTTTCTGGGACCGGCAATGCAGGAGGAGGTACTCAAACTGGTGCTCCTGGCGCTGGAGGAGGGATCTGCGTTGTCGCGCAAAGTGCTGGTCATGTTCGTGGTGCAGCGATTGGAACCGCAGTTTCCACAGGCCTCCAAGACGAGTATCGGACATGTGGTGCAGCTACTCTACCGAGCCAGCTGCTTCAAGGTGTCCAAACGCGAGGCAGACTCATCGCTGATGCAGCTCAAAGAGGAGTTTCGCACCTACGATGCCCTGCGCCGCGAGCACGATGCCCAGATCGTCCAGATTGCAACCGAGGCGGGTCTGCGCATTGCCCCGGAACAATGGTCTTCCCTGCTGTACGGCGACGTGATGCACAAGAGCCACATGCAGAGCATCATCGACAAGCTGCAAACGCCCAGTTCCTTTGCCCAATCGGTTCAGGAGTTGGTTATCGCGCTGCAGCGCACCAGTGATCCTGCCAAGCTGGCCAGTCTGCATCACCACCTCAAGTACCTGGCCAACATCGATCCCTGTGCGGAGGTGGCTCCCTGGTCGGATTTGGCCGAGGCCCTGGATGCAGTCCGTCACTCGGTCGTGGGACTGGTGAACTTTCTTCAGCACCACGGCGTTCGCAAGGCACAGGACGGCCTCAGCGGCGGTGGCAGTGGTGGCACAGCCAATAGCAATCCCAAGTACAAGATCAGCCTGTGCAGGGATTTGAATGTGCGCAGGGTGTGTCCCCGAGGTGCCAGCTGCACCTTCGCCCACTCCCAGGAGGAGGTAGAGCGCTATCGGGCCCGCAATCGTGGCAAGCATTTGAAGACACCGCTGGCCCTGCAAGGACCGCCAACCATGGTCGGAGGAGCCCTCAAGAAGCCGCTGGGAGAGCAGGATGGACAAGCGCTGGGAGTGCCGCCCATGCTGCCCATGTCGCCCATGCACTATATGGGCTCACCCAGGGGCTATCTGGAGCCCAGTTTGGGTCTGTCGCCAGGAGGAGGATTGCCGCCACAACAGCCGCCACCACCGCTACTCCATCCCTCGCATCACAGTCCCATTGCACGACTCATAGTGCCCGGCCGCTATGATCCTCGCTTCACCGGCTACGGCGTTGGTCAGCAGCGGAATCCCGCGCCCAGGGAATACCAATCCAATCCGGGAGCTCCACCACAACGCAA
Protein-coding regions in this window:
- the LOC128257009 gene encoding roquin-1 isoform X1, encoding MPIQAPSWTDFLNCPICCNEFAASQRCPVSLGCGHTICKLCLTTLYNRQCPFDQTVIVSEIDNLPVNHALLQLVKDSELLELGPPPPSVQKLEPEHLKCYHLGQQCIEELALHLKSFLNLNGNGNLLTRPMQRKLVTLVNCQLMEEEGRVRALRAARSLGERTVTELILQHQNPQQLSSNLWAAVRTRGCQFLGPAMQEEVLKLVLLALEEGSALSRKVLVMFVVQRLEPQFPQASKTSIGHVVQLLYRASCFKVSKREADSSLMQLKEEFRTYDALRREHDAQIVQIATEAGLRIAPEQWSSLLYGDVMHKSHMQSIIDKLQTPSSFAQSVQELVIALQRTSDPAKLASLHHHLKYLANIDPCAEVAPWSDLAEALDAVRHSVVGLVNFLQHHGVRKAQDGLSGGGSGGTANSNPKYKISLCRDLNVRRVCPRGASCTFAHSQEEVERYRARNRGKHLKTPLALQGPPTMVGGALKKPLGEQDGQALGVPPMLPMSPMHYMGSPRGYLEPSLGLSPGGGLPPQQPPPPLLHPSHHSPIARLIVPGRYDPRFTGYGVGQQRNPAPREYQSNPGAPPQRNANPPNFSVNSNLHKGFMLPGGTGDVFHLGNPWDHAYLAQQQQQHPSQHPAQQQPPSSKPNPSRPLSILAATADTSFYEKKPPNSVNIDLDRAPDSDVDALPLFRRTNNNHNSNNKNNNNSSSHNNNNNHSSPLLFWNNSGKESANFVRSDSILDDDASTFDVPTGSSMLSRYGPICPKSSTGSNWNNWVLENDSDLGYGGYKSDRNDNFNANKVGLQQPMWGRKPQLMSEDSFEGGIDSGMMLQLEKNLVDIVDPDDSGIKVD
- the LOC128257009 gene encoding roquin-1 isoform X3, producing MPIQAPSWTDFLNCPICCNEFAASQRCPVSLGCGHTICKLCLTTLYNRQCPFDQTVIVSEIDNLPVNHALLQLVKDSELLELGPPPPSVQKLEPEHLKCYHLGQQCIEELALHLKSFLNLNGNGNLLTRPMQRKLVTLVNCQLMEEEGRVRALRAARSLGERTVTELILQHQNPQQLSSNLWAAVRTRGCQFLGPAMQEEVLKLVLLALEEGSALSRKVLVMFVVQRLEPQFPQASKTSIGHVVQLLYRASCFKVSKREADSSLMQLKEEFRTYDALRREHDAQIVQIATEAGLRIAPEQWSSLLYGDVMHKSHMQSIIDKLQTPSSFAQSVQELVIALQRTSDPAKLASLHHHLKYLANIDPCAEVAPWSDLAEALDAVRHSVVGLVNFLQHHGVRKAQDGLSGGGSGGTANSNPKYKISLCRDLNVRRVCPRGASCTFAHSQEEVERYRARNRGKHLKTPLALQGPPTMVGGALKKPLGEQDGQALGVPPMLPMSPMHYMGSPRGYLEPSLGLSPGGGLPPQQPPPPLLHPSHHSPIARLIVPGRYDPRFTGYGVGQQRNPAPREYQSNPGAPPQRNANPPNFSVNSNLHKGFMLPGGTGDVFHLGNPWDHAYLAQQQQQHPSQHPAQQQPPSSKPNPSRPLSILAATADTSFYEKKPPNSVNIDLDRAPDSDVDALPLFRRTNNNHNSNNKNNNNSSSHNNNNNHSSPLLFWNNSGKESANFVRSDSILDDDASTFDVPTGSSMLSRYGPICPKSSTGSNWNNWVLENDSDLGYGGYKSDRNDNFNANKLQQPMWGRKPQLMSEDSFEGGIDSGMMLQLEKNLVDIVDPDDSGIKVD
- the LOC128257009 gene encoding roquin-1 isoform X2, which translates into the protein MPIQAPSWTDFLNCPICCNEFAASQRCPVSLGCGHTICKLCLTTLYNRQCPFDQTVIVSEIDNLPVNHALLQLVKDSELLELGPPPPSVQKLEPEHLKCYHLGQQCIEELALHLKSFLNLNGNGNLLTRPMQRKLVTLVNCQLMEEEGRVRALRAARSLGERTVTELILQHQNPQQLSSNLWAAVRTRGCQFLGPAMQEEVLKLVLLALEEGSALSRKVLVMFVVQRLEPQFPQASKTSIGHVVQLLYRASCFKVSKREADSSLMQLKEEFRTYDALRREHDAQIVQIATEAGLRIAPEQWSSLLYGDVMHKSHMQSIIDKLQTPSSFAQSVQELVIALQRTSDPAKLASLHHHLKYLANIDPCAEVAPWSDLAEALDAVRHSVVGLVNFLQHHGVRKAQDGLSGGGSGGTANSNPKYKISLCRDLNVRRVCPRGASCTFAHSQEEVERYRARNRGKHLKTPLALQGPPTMVGGALKKPLGEQDGQALGVPPMLPMSPMHYMGSPRGYLEPSLGLSPGGGLPPQQPPPPLLHPSHHSPIARLIVPGRYDPRFTGYGVGQQRNPAPREYQSNPGAPPQRNANPPNFSVNSNLHKGFMLPGGTGDVFHLGNPWDHAYLAQQQQQHPSQHPAQQQPPSSKPNPSRPLSILAATADTSFYEKKPPNSVNIDLDRAPDSDVDALPLFRRTNNNHNSNNKNNNNSSSHNNNNNHSSPLLFWNNSGKESANFVRSDSILDDDASTFDVPTGSSMLSRYGPICPKSSTGSNWNNWVLENDSDLGYGGYKSDRNDNFNANKQLQQPMWGRKPQLMSEDSFEGGIDSGMMLQLEKNLVDIVDPDDSGIKVD